The DNA sequence tggactattgtcttttttcagccttaccggctatgtaactatgtaacttatgaAAGCTCATTAAAAATTATTGAACCACaaatatttcaggaaaaatacagcattatgACCACTAAATGGCACTTATCAAACAATCATATTATGGGCATGAGTGATGTGGTTTAAAAATGTCTTAAGTGTGGTGTTTAAAACATGGGTAAAAGGCGTGGGGTCAGCCACCACTTGGTCTAAGCCTGGAGATCTGCCAGAAGTTTggcccagtgtagctcctgtccacAAAACAGCATTGCTGCATTTAGCTTGGAATGTTCTGTAGGCTCTGGGATGCTTGGGGGACTAATCATTCTGAGTAGTTAGAGGATGGTTCTAGTGAGGAGGAGGCTGTACAAGTGACTGTACTGTAACCAATGTACAAGACACGATTTGCAACCACCTTCTCCAGAGGTGTTCcccatcctgcatccttcccagccatCAGCATATTGACCCAGTGTACCATAAAGGATATGTAATATTCCTGCCGCATGCTTGTAGATTTTGGGTGATATCCTTGTCTGAGAGCTGTATAGTGTCAACAACATGTGCAATGGACATTCTTTTTAAGGTTTGATTTCATTTGATTGAATAACATttagatatttttatatataagagTATTTAGTATGGAGGTATTCTATTTCAATGTCTAATGTTGAGGAATGTGGTACCTAAAAATATGTAAACAGTGTTATTATCATTCCCCAATATATTCAGCTCATGTACAGTATACTAGGCTTAAGGAAAATACACCCGGAAATGAGACTGTTGAGTTTCTAGTGTCATTAGCAGTGGCTGTTAAGTAAAAAGAGATATTGGGTCCAGTATTGGGTCCCCCCAGGTTCTTAGAGATCTAAGAACCCATTCTTAGATCTCTAAGGAATCTCTAGAGGTCATAAAGCAGACATTTTAATTAAAACAAAACACagtttaagtctaggttcacatatatgcagctgTGCTTGATGCATTTTTAAGGCACGGTTattagtgcattttgcatttttaaaccagctttttttatgtggttttacatgcagttttcatgcattttgcattttacatttttttctctttaaatgcactgtaaaacacattgtatatagctggttgctaaggagggggccgggaagtcgGTCGCCGCATctttagcaaccgatgagtcattagctgtcagcgggcttccccgctgaaagtaaaataaataataaaaatttgccGGCAAAAAACCCGTTGTTgggttccccccaggtccataccaggcccttcaggtctagtatggatttcgaAGGGACTCcctcgccaaaatgtaaaaaaaaatggtgtggggtctgccccaaaattcataccagacccttatccgagcatgctgcccggcaggtcaggaaaggaaggggatgagcgagcgccccccctgaaccataccaggcagcatgccctcaacatggggggtgggtgctttggggaaggagggGATCTGTGCCCTCCCACACCAAAGCACCTcgccccccatgttgatgaggacaatggccaatgttgtcatcatcaacatgggggcagggTGGTttgcactcacccccccatgttgagggcatgctcgCACGTCCCCTACCTTTCCTtatctgccgggctgcatgctcagataagggtttggtatggattttgggggtaccccacaccattcttttttttttttggcgtggggtcccctccgtatccatactagacctgaagggcctggtatatatCTGGGGAACTATGccattcttgttttgtttttttcattttcttgccagcatttttttttttttttttacattcagcaactgcaaaatgcaaaacacatcaaaaattgcatcaaaaatgttccaattgcatttctggtgcagctccattgaagtctattagctgCAAATCGTGGAAAAAAAGTCACCGACCCTCTCCAATAACGCACcggctgcaaaacgcatagatgtgaactagtaccataggaaaccatgttaaatgaactgtagtgcgtttctgcaaactgcaaaacacactaaaaaacgcataggtgtgaacgtagggtaaggGGAGTTTTAAGAGGGACCATGGAATAAAGGTCTGAAGGGTTGTAACCTTTTTATGGGAGCCCAGTTTGGGCAATTGAACTCTAATACCAATTTATTATTAAGCATTGCTTCAGTACGGTAGAAGTCTAATATTTGGAGACCAGTGCACACCAAGTTGTCGACAAGTTTAAACAGATATATCTTAATAATTTAACTTTTACCAAAGGTTTTAAATAAAAGCCTTTTGTTTCTATACAATATCTTTAAATTGTCCTTGATCTCTTTATTCCTCAAGCtgtatatgaaagggtttacaaaGGGAGTAAACACTGTATACAACAAGGACATCATCTTACTGATCGTTTGTGATTGTCCTTCTTTTGGAATCAGATATGCAGCAATTAGGGTTCCataaaatagaaaaacaacagTGAGATGGGAGCTACAAGTGGAAAAGGATTTCAGTCTTCCAGAAAAGGAGGATATCTTTAATATTGttaaaacaatataaatatatgaaaCCACTATCCCTAGGAAGGGTAATAATAGCACAGGAACACATGACAAGGTTGTTTCCATTTCAATCCTGGATGTATCTGAGCAAGAAAGTTCCACAAGAGGATACAAATCACAAAATAAATAGTCAATAACATTTGGTCCACAGAATTCTAGTTGACAAATTTCAAGTATTGATATTAATGCCATAGAACAGCTGAAAATCCAGGATGCAAGAACTAATTTAAAGCAAAGTGTTCGTTTCATAATGGAGGAATAATGCAGAGGAGAGCAGATGGCTAGATAGCGGTCATAGGACATCACTGTCAGAAGGAAACATTCAAATCCTTCTGTTGAACCAAAGACATAATATTGAGCGATGCAACCAAAATAAGATATGGGGGTCCTCTCATGTAGAACAATATTTAACATGTTAGGAGCAATATCTGTGATCAGTATGATGTCAGATATAGAGAGTTGGGAGaggaagaagtacatgggagaATGAAGGGTCTTGCTGTAATATATCAGTACGATGATTAAACagtttccacatattgtcacaaTGTATATAATAAGGACCCAGATGAAGAGCAGCAGATTAAATA is a window from the Aquarana catesbeiana isolate 2022-GZ linkage group LG03, ASM4218655v1, whole genome shotgun sequence genome containing:
- the LOC141134835 gene encoding olfactory receptor 10A3-like codes for the protein MTIFNLLLFIWVLIIYIVTICGNCLIIVLIYYSKTLHSPMYFFLSQLSISDIILITDIAPNMLNIVLHERTPISYFGCIAQYYVFGSTEGFECFLLTVMSYDRYLAICSPLHYSSIMKRTLCFKLVLASWIFSCSMALISILEICQLEFCGPNVIDYLFCDLYPLVELSCSDTSRIEMETTLSCVPVLLLPFLGIVVSYIYIVLTILKISSFSGRLKSFSTCSSHLTVVFLFYGTLIAAYLIPKEGQSQTISKMMSLLYTVFTPFVNPFIYSLRNKEIKDNLKILYRNKRLLFKTFGKS